The following coding sequences lie in one Pseudomonas sp. B33.4 genomic window:
- a CDS encoding FadR/GntR family transcriptional regulator, whose protein sequence is MNSISRAVPEVALQAIRKLITEQGFGAGDALPSQRDLALQLGVSRASLREALSSLSALGVVSIQPGKGVFVQSPVELSRGDSAPGWSFAAQASPLDIFQLRYALEGFAAGLAAVTLSTFDLDALEDNVAAMREQLKVGDFEAAAKLDFEFHRRILLASGNQAMLSILTASAEMFLESQKLPFIRAERAMETWQEHRKILRALARRASGAAQKAMQEHVRNAALRTGISFIAPATA, encoded by the coding sequence ATGAACTCGATTTCCCGTGCGGTACCCGAAGTGGCGCTGCAAGCAATCCGCAAACTGATCACCGAACAGGGTTTCGGTGCGGGCGACGCCTTGCCGTCGCAACGGGATCTGGCGCTGCAACTGGGCGTCAGCCGGGCGTCGTTGCGTGAGGCGTTGTCGTCGTTGAGCGCGCTGGGAGTGGTCAGTATTCAGCCGGGCAAAGGCGTGTTCGTGCAGTCGCCAGTGGAGCTGTCGCGCGGCGACAGCGCGCCGGGTTGGTCGTTTGCGGCGCAGGCGTCGCCGCTGGATATCTTTCAATTGCGCTATGCGCTCGAAGGGTTTGCCGCCGGGCTGGCGGCGGTGACGTTGAGCACGTTCGATCTGGATGCGCTGGAAGACAATGTCGCGGCCATGCGCGAGCAATTGAAGGTCGGCGACTTTGAAGCGGCGGCGAAACTCGACTTCGAATTCCACCGACGAATCCTGTTGGCCAGCGGCAATCAGGCGATGCTGAGCATCCTCACCGCCAGCGCCGAGATGTTCCTTGAGAGCCAGAAACTACCGTTCATCCGCGCCGAACGTGCGATGGAAACCTGGCAGGAACACCGCAAGATCCTCCGGGCCCTCGCGCGCCGAGCGTCGGGTGCGGCGCAAAAAGCCATGCAGGAACACGTGCGCAACGCCGCCCTGCGTACCGGAATTTCCTTCATTGCCCCCGCCACGGCGTGA
- a CDS encoding transporter substrate-binding domain-containing protein: MTKRYSALLAALFSSLLLSQIPAHADGLDDVVKRGTLKVAVPQDFPPFGSVGPDMKPRGLDIDTAKLLADQLKVKLELTPVNSTNRIPFLTTGKVDLVISSLGKNPEREKVIDFSRAYAPFYLAVFGPPDAAIVSLDDLKGKTISVTRGAIEDIELTKVAPEGVTIKRFEDNNSTIAAYLAGQVDLIASGNVVMVAISEKNPKRVPALKVKLKDSPVYVGVNKNEAALLAKVNDILTTAKADGALEKNSQTWLKEPLPADL, translated from the coding sequence ATGACCAAGCGTTACAGCGCCCTCCTCGCCGCCCTGTTTTCCAGTCTGCTGCTCAGCCAGATCCCCGCTCACGCCGATGGACTCGACGACGTGGTCAAACGCGGCACGCTGAAAGTCGCAGTGCCGCAGGACTTCCCACCGTTCGGCTCGGTCGGCCCGGACATGAAACCTCGCGGTCTGGACATCGACACCGCGAAACTGCTGGCCGATCAACTCAAGGTCAAACTCGAACTGACCCCGGTCAACAGCACCAACCGCATCCCGTTCCTCACTACCGGCAAAGTCGACCTGGTGATCTCCAGCCTCGGCAAGAACCCCGAGCGCGAGAAAGTCATCGATTTCTCCCGCGCCTACGCACCGTTCTACCTCGCCGTGTTCGGCCCGCCAGACGCTGCGATCGTCAGCCTCGACGACCTCAAGGGCAAAACCATCAGCGTCACCCGTGGCGCCATCGAAGACATCGAACTGACCAAAGTCGCCCCTGAAGGCGTGACCATCAAGCGCTTCGAAGACAACAACTCGACCATCGCCGCCTACCTCGCCGGTCAGGTCGACCTCATCGCCAGCGGCAACGTGGTGATGGTCGCGATCAGCGAAAAGAACCCGAAACGCGTACCGGCGCTGAAAGTGAAGCTCAAGGATTCACCGGTCTACGTCGGCGTGAACAAGAACGAAGCGGCGCTGCTGGCCAAGGTCAACGACATCCTGACCACCGCCAAGGCTGACGGCGCACTGGAAAAGAATTCGCAGACCTGGCTGAAAGAGCCGCTGCCGGCCGATCTCTGA
- a CDS encoding amino acid ABC transporter permease: MAYQFDFMPVVENTDLLLRGALFTLELTAIGALLGVGVGIVGALVRAWNIRPFSAIFGVYVELIRNTPFLVQLFFIFFGLPSLGVQISEWQAAVLAMVINLGAYSTEIIRAGIQAIPRGQLEAAAALAMTRFEAFRNVVLLPALGKVWPALSSQIIIVMLGSAVCSQIATEELSFAANFIQSRNFRAFETYALTTLIYLCMALLIRQLLNWIGRRYISRSRA; encoded by the coding sequence ATGGCTTATCAGTTCGATTTCATGCCGGTGGTGGAAAACACCGACCTGCTGCTGCGCGGGGCGCTGTTCACCCTTGAGCTGACAGCCATCGGTGCGTTGCTCGGGGTCGGCGTCGGGATTGTCGGGGCGTTGGTGCGGGCGTGGAACATCCGCCCGTTCTCGGCGATCTTCGGCGTCTACGTCGAGTTGATCCGCAATACGCCGTTTCTGGTGCAGTTGTTCTTCATCTTCTTCGGCCTGCCGTCGCTGGGCGTGCAGATTTCCGAGTGGCAGGCGGCGGTGCTGGCGATGGTAATCAACCTCGGTGCCTATTCGACCGAGATCATCCGCGCCGGCATTCAGGCGATTCCGCGCGGGCAACTGGAAGCCGCAGCGGCATTGGCGATGACGCGCTTCGAGGCGTTCCGCAATGTGGTGCTGCTGCCGGCGCTGGGCAAGGTCTGGCCGGCGCTGAGCAGCCAGATCATCATCGTCATGCTCGGATCGGCGGTGTGTTCGCAAATCGCCACCGAAGAATTGAGCTTCGCTGCCAACTTCATTCAGTCGCGCAACTTCCGCGCTTTTGAAACCTACGCGCTGACCACGCTGATCTACCTGTGCATGGCGCTGCTGATTCGCCAACTGCTGAACTGGATCGGCCGGCGCTACATCAGCAGGAGCCGCGCATGA
- a CDS encoding amino acid ABC transporter permease, whose product MSDFTFWDILRNLLVGLQWTLALSLVAFIGGGLVGLLILIMRISKNPLSSNIARTWIELFQGTPLLMQLFLVFFGVALAGIEISPWMAAAIALTLFTSAYLAEIWRGCVESISNGQWEASASLALNPLEQLRYVILPQALRIAVAPTVGFSVQVVKGTAVTSIIGFTELTKTGGMLANATFEPFMVYGLVALGYFLLCYPLSLSARYLERRLHASA is encoded by the coding sequence ATGAGCGATTTCACCTTCTGGGACATCCTGCGCAACCTGCTCGTCGGCCTGCAATGGACGCTGGCGTTGTCGCTGGTGGCGTTTATTGGCGGCGGCCTCGTCGGGTTGCTGATCCTGATCATGCGCATCTCGAAAAATCCTCTGTCGAGCAACATCGCCCGTACCTGGATCGAACTGTTCCAGGGCACGCCGCTGTTGATGCAGCTGTTTCTGGTGTTCTTCGGCGTGGCCCTGGCCGGGATCGAGATTTCACCGTGGATGGCCGCAGCGATTGCCCTGACCCTGTTCACCAGCGCCTATCTGGCAGAGATCTGGCGCGGCTGCGTCGAGTCGATCTCCAACGGCCAGTGGGAAGCCTCGGCAAGTCTGGCGCTCAATCCGCTGGAGCAACTGCGCTACGTGATCCTGCCGCAAGCGCTGCGCATTGCCGTGGCGCCGACCGTGGGTTTCTCGGTGCAAGTGGTCAAAGGCACCGCCGTCACCTCGATCATCGGTTTCACCGAGCTGACCAAGACCGGCGGCATGCTCGCCAACGCCACATTTGAACCGTTCATGGTCTACGGCCTCGTCGCCCTCGGCTACTTCCTGCTCTGCTACCCCTTGTCCCTCAGTGCGCGCTACCTGGAAAGGAGACTGCATGCCTCTGCTTAG
- a CDS encoding amino acid ABC transporter ATP-binding protein: protein MPLLRISALHKYYGDHHVLKGIDLSVEEGQVVAIIGRSGSGKSTLLRTLNGLESINDGVIEVDGEYLDAARADLRSLRQKVGMVFQQFNLFPHLTVGENVMLAPQVVQKVPKAKAAELAREMLERVGLGEKFDAFPDRLSGGQQQRVAIARALAMSPKVLLCDEITSALDPELVNEVLSVVRQLAKEGMTLIMVTHEMRFAREVGDKLVFMHHGKVHEVGDPKVLFANPQTAELANFIGTVEATA from the coding sequence ATGCCTCTGCTTAGAATTTCCGCCCTGCATAAATACTACGGCGATCACCACGTGCTCAAAGGCATCGACCTCAGCGTCGAGGAAGGCCAGGTCGTGGCAATCATCGGCCGCAGCGGCTCGGGCAAATCCACCCTGCTGCGCACGCTTAATGGTCTGGAATCGATCAACGACGGCGTGATCGAAGTCGACGGCGAATACCTCGACGCCGCCCGCGCTGATCTGCGCAGCCTGCGACAGAAGGTCGGCATGGTGTTTCAGCAGTTCAATCTGTTCCCGCACCTGACCGTGGGCGAAAACGTCATGCTCGCGCCGCAGGTGGTGCAGAAAGTGCCGAAAGCCAAGGCAGCGGAACTGGCGCGAGAGATGCTGGAACGGGTTGGCCTCGGGGAAAAATTCGATGCCTTCCCGGATCGACTTTCCGGCGGCCAGCAGCAGCGAGTAGCGATTGCCCGGGCACTGGCGATGTCGCCGAAAGTGTTGCTCTGCGACGAGATCACCTCGGCGCTCGACCCGGAACTGGTCAACGAAGTGCTCAGCGTGGTTCGGCAACTGGCCAAGGAAGGCATGACATTGATCATGGTCACCCACGAAATGCGTTTTGCCCGCGAGGTCGGCGACAAACTGGTGTTCATGCACCATGGCAAGGTGCATGAGGTGGGGGATCCGAAGGTGTTGTTTGCCAATCCGCAGACGGCGGAGCTGGCGAACTTCATTGGCACAGTTGAAGCAACAGCCTGA
- the ppx gene encoding exopolyphosphatase, producing MPQSQAKNLSLIAAIDLGSNSFHMVVAKAQNGEIRILERLGEKVQLAAGIDDERKLNEESMQRGLDCLKRFAQLINGMPLGAVRIVGTNALREARNRLEFIHRAEEILGHPVEVISGREEARLIYLGVSHTLADTPGKRLVADIGGGSTEFIIGQRFEPLLRESLQMGCVSFTQRYFKDGKITPARYAQAYTAARLEIMSIEHALHRLTWDEAIGSSGTIRAIGLALKAGGHGTGEVNAEGLAWLKRRLFKLGDVDKIDFEGIKPDRRTIFPAGLAILEAIFDALELQRMDHCDGALREGVLYDLLGRHHHEDVRERTLTSLMERYHVDLEQAARVERKALHAFDQVAVDWELDDGIWRELLGWAAKVHEVGLDIAHYHYHKHGAYLIEHSDLAGFSREDQQMLALLVRGHRRNIPKDKFADFGDDGDKLIRLCVLLRFAILFHHIRGTQAMPQVVLHAKGNTLDVEFPENWLDENQLTQADFGLEADWLTRVGIVLTVH from the coding sequence ATGCCGCAATCCCAAGCCAAGAATCTGTCCCTGATCGCCGCAATCGACCTGGGCTCGAACAGCTTTCACATGGTCGTGGCCAAGGCCCAGAACGGCGAAATCCGCATTCTCGAGCGCCTCGGCGAGAAGGTTCAACTGGCCGCTGGCATCGACGATGAGCGCAAGCTCAACGAAGAATCGATGCAGCGCGGCCTCGATTGCCTCAAGCGCTTTGCCCAACTGATCAACGGTATGCCGCTCGGCGCCGTGCGCATCGTTGGCACCAACGCTTTGCGTGAAGCGCGCAACCGCCTCGAATTCATCCACCGCGCCGAAGAAATCCTCGGCCACCCGGTGGAAGTCATCTCCGGTCGTGAAGAAGCGCGCCTGATCTATCTGGGCGTGTCGCACACCCTTGCCGACACCCCGGGCAAACGCCTGGTCGCCGACATCGGCGGCGGCAGTACCGAGTTCATCATTGGTCAGCGCTTCGAGCCGCTGCTGCGCGAAAGCCTGCAGATGGGCTGCGTCAGCTTCACCCAGCGCTACTTCAAGGACGGCAAGATCACCCCGGCCCGCTACGCCCAGGCGTACACGGCGGCGCGGCTGGAGATTATGAGCATCGAACACGCCCTGCACCGCCTGACCTGGGATGAAGCCATCGGTTCCTCGGGCACCATCCGCGCCATCGGCCTGGCGCTGAAGGCCGGCGGACACGGCACTGGCGAAGTGAACGCCGAAGGTCTGGCCTGGCTCAAGCGCCGGCTGTTCAAGCTCGGTGACGTCGACAAGATCGATTTTGAAGGCATCAAACCGGATCGCCGGACCATTTTCCCGGCGGGTCTGGCGATTCTCGAGGCGATTTTCGACGCCCTCGAACTGCAACGCATGGACCACTGCGACGGCGCGCTGCGTGAAGGCGTGCTGTACGACCTGCTCGGCCGGCATCATCACGAGGACGTGCGCGAACGTACCCTGACCTCGCTGATGGAGCGTTATCACGTCGACCTCGAGCAGGCGGCACGGGTCGAACGCAAAGCCTTGCACGCGTTCGATCAAGTCGCGGTGGACTGGGAGCTGGACGACGGCATCTGGCGCGAACTCCTTGGCTGGGCGGCGAAAGTGCACGAAGTCGGCCTCGATATCGCTCACTATCATTACCACAAGCACGGCGCTTACCTGATCGAGCACTCGGACCTTGCCGGTTTCTCTCGCGAAGACCAACAGATGCTCGCCCTGCTGGTGCGCGGCCATCGCCGTAATATTCCCAAGGACAAGTTTGCTGACTTTGGCGACGACGGCGACAAGCTGATTCGCCTGTGCGTGCTGCTGCGCTTTGCGATTCTGTTCCACCACATTCGTGGCACGCAGGCGATGCCGCAGGTGGTGCTGCATGCCAAGGGCAACACCTTGGATGTGGAATTCCCGGAGAACTGGCTGGATGAGAATCAGCTGACTCAGGCGGATTTCGGGCTTGAGGCGGATTGGCTGACGCGGGTGGGGATTGTGCTGACTGTTCACTGA
- the ppk1 gene encoding polyphosphate kinase 1 — MNTEGLTEVAVKEAQPVVEQITETPPELEPAPPAPAAEPAAAVPAIAIPGLDDSSLYIHRELSQLQFNIRVLEQALDESYPLLERLKFLLIFSSNLDEFFEIRVAGLKKQITFAREQAGADGLQPHQALARISELVHGHVDRQYAILNDILLPELEKHQVRFIRRRNWTVKLKTWVRRYFRDEIAPIITPIGLDPTHPFPLLVNKSLNFIVELEGIDAFGRDSGLAIIPAPRLLPRIIKVPEEVGGPGDNYVFLSSMIHAHADDLFQGMKVKGCYQFRLTRNADLALDSEDVEDLARALRGELFSRRYGDAVRLEVADTCPKHLSDYLLKQFNLSESELYQVNGPVNLTRLFSITGLDSHPELQYTPFTPQIPKLLQNSENIFSVVSKQDILLLHPFESFTPVVDLLRQAAKDPHVLAVRQTLYRSGANSEIVDALVDAARNGKEVTAVIELRARFDEESNLQLASRLQAAGAVVIYGVVGFKTHAKMMLILRREAGEIVRYAHLGTGNYHAGNARLYTDYSLLTSDDALCEDVGKLFSQLIGMGKTLRMKKLLHAPFTLKKGMLDMIARETQFAVEGKPAHIIAKFNSLTDPKIIRALYKASQSGVRIDLVVRGMCCLRPGIAGVSHNIHVRSIIGRFLEHTRVFYFLNGGDEQMFLSSADWMERNLDKRVETCFPVEGKKLLTRVKKELELYLTDNTHSWSLQSDGRYIRNTPTGNQNPRSAQATLLERLGSPILPVSS, encoded by the coding sequence ATGAATACCGAAGGACTCACGGAAGTTGCAGTAAAAGAAGCTCAACCGGTGGTCGAGCAAATCACCGAGACCCCGCCGGAACTGGAGCCTGCGCCACCCGCGCCGGCGGCCGAACCTGCGGCGGCGGTGCCGGCGATTGCCATTCCGGGCCTGGATGACAGCAGCCTGTACATCCACCGCGAGCTCTCGCAACTGCAATTCAACATCCGCGTGCTGGAACAGGCGCTGGACGAGTCCTATCCGTTGCTGGAGCGCTTGAAGTTCCTGCTGATCTTTTCCAGCAACCTCGACGAATTCTTTGAAATCCGTGTCGCCGGCCTGAAGAAGCAGATCACCTTCGCCCGTGAGCAGGCGGGTGCCGATGGTCTGCAACCGCATCAAGCACTGGCACGGATCAGCGAGCTGGTTCACGGTCACGTTGACCGTCAGTACGCGATCCTCAACGACATTCTGCTGCCAGAGCTGGAAAAGCATCAGGTGCGCTTCATCCGGCGCCGCAACTGGACGGTCAAGCTCAAGACTTGGGTACGCCGCTATTTCCGCGACGAGATCGCGCCGATCATCACCCCGATCGGCCTCGACCCGACGCACCCGTTCCCGTTGCTGGTGAACAAGAGCCTGAACTTCATCGTCGAACTGGAAGGTATCGACGCCTTTGGTCGCGATTCCGGTCTGGCGATTATCCCGGCGCCGCGCTTGCTGCCACGGATCATCAAGGTGCCGGAAGAAGTCGGCGGTCCCGGCGACAATTACGTGTTCCTGTCGTCGATGATCCACGCCCACGCCGATGACCTGTTCCAGGGCATGAAGGTCAAGGGCTGCTACCAGTTCCGCCTGACCCGAAACGCCGACCTGGCGCTCGACTCCGAAGACGTCGAAGACCTGGCCCGCGCGCTGCGTGGTGAGCTGTTCTCGCGTCGTTACGGTGATGCAGTGCGTCTGGAAGTCGCTGACACCTGCCCGAAACACCTCTCGGACTACCTGCTCAAGCAGTTCAATCTGAGTGAGAGCGAGCTGTATCAGGTCAACGGCCCGGTCAACCTGACGCGGCTGTTCAGCATCACCGGCCTGGACAGTCATCCGGAGCTGCAATACACGCCGTTCACCCCGCAGATCCCGAAACTGCTGCAGAACAGCGAAAACATTTTCAGCGTGGTCAGCAAGCAGGACATCCTCTTGCTGCACCCGTTCGAGTCGTTCACCCCGGTGGTCGACCTGCTGCGTCAGGCGGCGAAAGACCCGCACGTTCTCGCTGTGCGCCAGACCCTTTATCGCTCCGGCGCCAACTCCGAGATCGTCGATGCGCTGGTCGATGCCGCGCGTAACGGCAAGGAAGTCACGGCGGTCATCGAGTTGCGTGCGCGGTTCGACGAAGAATCCAACCTGCAACTGGCCAGCCGTCTGCAAGCGGCCGGTGCGGTAGTGATTTACGGTGTGGTTGGCTTCAAGACCCACGCCAAGATGATGCTGATCCTGCGTCGCGAGGCCGGCGAGATCGTGCGTTACGCGCACCTCGGCACCGGTAACTACCACGCCGGCAACGCCCGTCTCTATACCGACTACAGCTTGCTGACCTCCGACGACGCTTTGTGTGAAGACGTCGGCAAACTGTTCAGCCAGCTGATCGGCATGGGTAAAACCCTGCGCATGAAGAAGTTGCTGCATGCGCCGTTTACCCTGAAGAAGGGCATGCTCGACATGATTGCCCGCGAGACCCAGTTCGCTGTTGAAGGCAAGCCGGCGCACATCATTGCCAAGTTCAATTCGCTGACCGATCCGAAGATCATCCGCGCGCTGTACAAGGCCAGCCAGTCGGGTGTGCGCATCGACCTGGTGGTGCGCGGCATGTGCTGCCTGCGTCCGGGGATTGCCGGGGTTTCGCACAACATTCATGTGCGCTCGATCATTGGCCGCTTCCTGGAGCACACACGTGTTTTCTACTTCCTCAATGGTGGCGACGAGCAGATGTTCCTCTCCAGCGCCGACTGGATGGAGCGCAACCTCGACAAGCGCGTCGAGACTTGCTTCCCGGTGGAAGGCAAGAAACTGCTGACCCGCGTGAAAAAAGAGCTGGAGTTGTATTTGACTGACAACACTCATAGCTGGAGCTTGCAGTCGGATGGCCGATACATTCGCAACACGCCGACGGGTAACCAGAACCCGCGTAGCGCGCAGGCGACGTTGCTGGAGCGGTTGGGCAGCCCGATCTTGCCGGTGAGCAGCTAA
- the hemB gene encoding porphobilinogen synthase — MSFTPANRLFPATRLRRNRRDDFSRRLVRENVLTVDDLILPVFVLDGENRREAVASMPGVERLTIDLLLEEAAKWVELGIPALALFPVTPPELKSLDAAEAWNPEGIAQRATRALRERFPELGVITDVALDPFTTHGQDGILDEAGYVQNDITVDALVRQALSHAEAGAQVVAPSDMMDGRIQAIREALEIAGHVNVRIMAYSAKYASAYYGPFRDAVGSASNLGKANKASYQMDPANSDEALHEVGADLSEGADMVMVKPGMPYLDILFRVKDAFKVPTFVYQVSGEYAMHMAAIQNGWLSEAVILESLTAFKRAGADGILTYFAVRAAQLLREQK; from the coding sequence GTGAGCTTTACCCCAGCCAACCGTCTGTTCCCTGCCACGCGCCTGCGCCGCAATCGTCGTGATGATTTTTCGCGTCGGCTGGTGCGGGAAAATGTGCTGACGGTCGATGATCTAATCCTGCCGGTGTTCGTGCTCGACGGTGAGAATCGCCGCGAAGCCGTGGCCTCGATGCCCGGGGTAGAGCGGCTGACTATCGATCTGCTGCTCGAAGAAGCGGCCAAATGGGTCGAGCTGGGGATTCCGGCGCTGGCGCTGTTCCCGGTCACACCTCCTGAACTGAAATCCCTCGACGCCGCTGAAGCCTGGAACCCCGAAGGCATCGCCCAGCGCGCCACCCGCGCGCTGCGTGAGCGTTTCCCGGAACTGGGTGTCATTACCGATGTCGCGCTTGACCCGTTCACCACCCACGGCCAGGACGGCATACTCGATGAAGCGGGCTACGTGCAGAACGACATCACTGTCGACGCACTGGTCCGTCAGGCCTTGTCCCATGCCGAAGCTGGCGCTCAGGTTGTCGCGCCGTCGGACATGATGGACGGTCGCATTCAGGCGATTCGCGAAGCGCTGGAAATCGCCGGTCACGTCAACGTGCGGATCATGGCCTACTCGGCCAAGTACGCCAGCGCCTATTACGGCCCGTTCCGCGATGCGGTCGGTTCGGCATCGAACCTCGGCAAGGCCAACAAGGCCTCTTATCAGATGGACCCGGCCAACAGCGACGAAGCGCTGCACGAAGTCGGTGCAGACTTGTCTGAAGGCGCGGACATGGTCATGGTCAAACCGGGCATGCCCTACCTGGACATTCTTTTCCGGGTAAAAGATGCCTTCAAAGTGCCGACCTTCGTCTATCAGGTTAGCGGCGAATACGCCATGCATATGGCGGCGATCCAGAATGGCTGGTTGAGCGAGGCGGTGATTCTCGAATCACTGACCGCCTTTAAACGTGCCGGCGCTGATGGCATCCTGACTTACTTTGCTGTCCGCGCCGCTCAATTGTTACGAGAGCAGAAATAG
- a CDS encoding DedA family protein, giving the protein MLQQFLHDFGYFALFLGTFFEGETILVLAGFLAFRGYMDINMVVVVAFFGSYAGDQLWYFLGRKHGRKLLARKPRWQLMGDRALEHIRKHPDIWVLSFRFVYGLRTVMPVAIGLSGYPPGRYLLLNGIGAAIWATALAAAAYHFGAVLEGMLGSIKKYELWVLGALLILGVGLWLRRRFKNARLAKQVYADEQAAKAALLNQAEASKPAEPKTPAE; this is encoded by the coding sequence ATGCTCCAACAATTTCTGCATGACTTTGGCTACTTTGCCTTGTTCCTCGGCACGTTTTTCGAAGGCGAAACCATTCTGGTGCTCGCGGGCTTCCTCGCGTTCCGTGGATACATGGACATCAATATGGTGGTGGTCGTGGCGTTCTTCGGCAGCTATGCCGGCGATCAGCTGTGGTACTTCCTCGGCCGCAAGCACGGGCGCAAGTTACTCGCGCGCAAACCGCGCTGGCAGCTGATGGGTGACCGCGCGCTGGAGCATATTCGCAAGCATCCGGACATCTGGGTGCTGAGCTTCCGTTTCGTTTATGGCTTGCGCACGGTGATGCCGGTGGCGATCGGCCTGTCGGGTTATCCGCCGGGACGTTATCTGCTGCTTAACGGCATTGGCGCTGCGATCTGGGCGACGGCGCTGGCTGCGGCCGCCTACCACTTCGGCGCGGTGCTGGAAGGCATGCTCGGCAGCATCAAGAAGTACGAGCTGTGGGTACTGGGTGCGCTGCTGATTCTTGGCGTTGGCCTGTGGCTACGCCGCCGCTTCAAGAATGCGCGATTGGCGAAACAGGTTTACGCCGACGAGCAAGCCGCAAAAGCGGCACTGCTGAATCAAGCCGAAGCGTCCAAGCCTGCCGAACCGAAGACGCCAGCCGAGTAA
- the elbB gene encoding isoprenoid biosynthesis glyoxalase ElbB, with protein MSKKVAVILSGSGVYDGAEIHESVITLLRLDQRGAQVQCFAPNIAQLHVINHLTGEEMPESRNVLVESARIARGNIKDIREADVDDFDALIVPGGFGAAKNLSNFAVEGAGCSVQPEVLALAEAFAEAGKPVGLMCISPALAAKIYGPGVTCTIGNDADTATAMNKMGATHEDCAVTDIIEDKARKLVTTPAYMLAQNISEAASGINKLVDRVLELTHENDA; from the coding sequence ATGAGCAAAAAAGTTGCAGTGATCCTGTCCGGCAGTGGCGTGTACGACGGCGCCGAGATCCATGAAAGTGTCATCACCCTGCTGCGCCTCGACCAACGTGGCGCCCAGGTGCAGTGCTTTGCCCCGAACATCGCGCAATTGCACGTGATCAACCACCTGACCGGCGAAGAAATGCCCGAGTCGCGCAACGTGCTGGTGGAATCGGCACGCATCGCTCGTGGCAACATCAAGGACATCCGTGAGGCTGATGTCGACGACTTCGATGCGCTGATCGTGCCCGGCGGTTTTGGTGCGGCGAAGAACCTGTCCAATTTCGCCGTCGAAGGCGCTGGCTGCAGCGTGCAGCCTGAAGTGCTGGCACTGGCCGAGGCGTTTGCCGAAGCGGGCAAGCCGGTGGGCCTGATGTGCATCTCGCCGGCATTGGCCGCAAAGATCTACGGCCCGGGCGTGACCTGCACCATCGGCAACGACGCCGACACCGCCACGGCGATGAACAAGATGGGCGCCACCCACGAAGACTGTGCGGTGACCGACATCATCGAAGACAAGGCGCGCAAACTGGTGACCACCCCGGCTTACATGCTGGCGCAGAACATCAGTGAAGCGGCGTCGGGGATCAACAAACTGGTCGACCGCGTGCTCGAACTGACCCACGAAAACGACGCCTGA
- a CDS encoding YaiI/YqxD family protein, which translates to MRVWIDADACPRAAKDQVVKFALKRQFEVVLVAGQPQIKPGLAIVKLIVVPSGPDAADDYLVEHAVPGELVICSDIPLADRLVKKGVAALDPRGKEFDAQNMGERLAVRNLFTDLREQGQMNGGPAPFGDREKQAFANALDRILTRLTRKP; encoded by the coding sequence ATGCGTGTATGGATCGATGCCGACGCCTGCCCACGGGCGGCAAAGGATCAGGTGGTGAAATTTGCGCTCAAGCGCCAGTTCGAAGTGGTTCTGGTGGCCGGGCAGCCGCAGATCAAGCCGGGGCTGGCCATCGTCAAGTTGATCGTGGTGCCGAGTGGGCCGGATGCGGCGGACGATTATCTGGTCGAACACGCGGTACCCGGTGAGCTGGTGATTTGCAGCGATATCCCGCTGGCTGATCGGCTGGTAAAGAAGGGCGTCGCGGCGCTCGACCCGCGCGGCAAGGAGTTCGATGCGCAGAACATGGGCGAGCGTTTGGCCGTGCGCAACCTGTTCACCGATCTGCGTGAGCAGGGCCAGATGAATGGCGGGCCGGCGCCGTTTGGCGATCGCGAGAAGCAAGCGTTCGCCAATGCGCTGGACCGGATCCTCACGCGCCTGACCCGCAAGCCTTAA